The following coding sequences are from one Coffea arabica cultivar ET-39 chromosome 11e, Coffea Arabica ET-39 HiFi, whole genome shotgun sequence window:
- the LOC113718891 gene encoding putative pentatricopeptide repeat-containing protein At1g26500 codes for MLRPKTFREPLTTLLLSFHHHHLRPLTTAATTSTATTLPHPTSPITPVNEAHLLRVCTILYQQQNSPGSKLHNSLTSTPFHLTHEFFLQVCNKFPYSWRPVYKFHQFTQSQPHFHHTSITFNKMLDVVGKARNIDLLWNLLQEIGRLRLVTTRTYIIALKVLASARELKKCVELFHTMNGLGFVCSLDTLNKVVEALCKGKLVLEANYVVVKLKDIIRPNWITYRWLIYGFCDVGNLIEASKLWNLMVDEGFEPDIDTVEIMLETLFKNNKFGDGMKLFQSMRVKRMDDLGVSTYRLVIHWLCKKGKLGESYVVFEEMRERGIKPDNATLGSIVYGLMSRGRVREAYKVVDGIEEPDISVYHGMIKGLLRLKSASEATQVFREMIKKGCEPTMHTYVMLLQGHLGRRGRKGSDPLVNFDTIFVGGLVKAGKSLEATKYVERVMNRGLEVPRFDYNKFLHYYSNEEGVIMFEVMNKKLREVGLFDLADIFARYGEKMATRDRRRNRTVEPIE; via the coding sequence ATGCTCAGACCAAAAACCTTCCGTGAACCGCTGACCACTCTCCTCCTCTccttccaccaccaccacctgaGACCCTTAACCACCGCTGCCACCACCTCCACCGCCACAACTCTTCCTCATCCCACCAGTCCCATAACACCAGTAAACGAAGCCCACCTTCTCAGAGTCTGCACAATCCTGTACCAACAACAGAACTCCCCAGGCTCCAAACTCCACAACAGCCTCACCAGCACCCCTTTCCACCTAACCCATGAATTTTTCCTCCAAGTCTGCAACAAATTCCCATATTCATGGAGACCCGTCTACAAATTCCACCAATTCACCCAAAGCCAACCCCATTTTCACCACACCTCCATCACCTTCAACAAGATGCTTGATGTCGTTGGCAAGGCAAGAAACATAGACCTTCTCTGGAACTTGCTTCAAGAAATCGGCCGTCTTCGGTTGGTTACTACTAGAACTTATATCATTGCTTTGAAAGTGCTAGCTTCTGCTAGAGAATTAAAGAAATGCGTCGAGCTTTTCCATACTATGAATGGGCTTGGATTTGTTTGCAGTTTGGATACTCTGAATAAGGTAGTTGAGGCTCTGTGTAAGGGAAAACTTGTTTTGGAGGCTAATTACGTTGTAGTCAAGTTGAAAGATATTATTAGGCCGAATTGGATTACCTATAGGTGGCTGATTTATGGTTTTTGTGATGTGGGGAATTTGATTGAGGCCTCAAAGTTGTGGAATTTGATGGTAGATGAAGGCTTTGAGCCAGATATCGATACAGTTGAGATAATGCTGGAGAccctttttaaaaataataagttTGGTGATGGGATGAAGCTTTTTCAGTCAATGAGGGTGAAGAGGATGGACGATTTGGGGGTGTCTACGTATCGGCTTGTGATCCACTGGTTGTGCAAGAAGGGGAAGTTGGGGGAAAGTTATGTGGTGTTTGAGGAAATGCGCGAGAGAGGAATTAAACCGGATAATGCTACGTTGGGGTCTATAGTTTATGGGCTAATGAGTAGAGGAAGGGTGAGGGAGGCTTATAAGGTTGTTGATGGGATCGAAGAACCGGATATTAGTGTTTATCATGGGATGATCAAGGGGCTTTTGAGATTAAAAAGTGCAAGTGAAGCAACACAAGTGTTTAGGGAGATGATAAAGAAGGGCTGTGAGCCAACAATGCATACGTATGTTATGTTGCTGCAAGGACATTTGGGGAGGCGAGGGAGGAAGGGATCTGATCCGTTAGTGAATTTTGATACCATTTTCGTTGGGGGGTTGGTGAAAGCAGGGAAGTCTTTGGAAGCAACCAAATATGTGGAGAGAGTGATGAATAGAGGACTTGAAGTCCCAAGGTTTGACTACAATAAGTTCTTGCATTATTATTCCAATGAAGAAGGTGTGATAATGTTTGAGGTGATGAATAAGAAGCTAAGAGAGGTTGGGTTGTTTGATCTAGCTGATATATTTGCTAGGTATGGGGAGAAAATGGCAACGAGGGATCGAAGGAGAAACAGAACAGTTGAGCCAATTGAATAG